A stretch of DNA from Candidatus Rokuibacteriota bacterium:
ACGGCTGGATGACGAACAAGGTGTCGCCGCGGGAGTTCCGCGCCCAGTTCGCGCGCATCCAGGCCATGGCGCGCGAGGAGGGGCGCGACCCGGCGAAGCTCGGGAGCGCGCTCTACCACAACCTTCACATCAACGAGGACCGCCAGCAGGCGCTCGAGGAGTCGAAGAAGTTCCTCGACACGTACTACACGGCGAACTTCAGCGCGAAGTTCGTCGAGCAGTGGACGGTGGCGGGCAGCCCCCGGCAGTGCATCGAGGGGCTCCGCGCCTACTTCGACGCGGGGCTCGGCCACATGGCTCTGCGCCTGAGCTCCTGGGACCAGGCGGGGCAGTTCACGCGCTTCCTCCACGAGGTGGCGCCGGCGTTCGGGGGGCCCTAGAACATGCTCACGGCCATCGACCACCTGATCATCGCCGTCCCCGACCTCGAGGCGGCGGTGAAGAGCTACCAGGGCCTCGGGTTCGCCGTGATGCCGGGCGGCCGCCACACGGGCATCGGCACCTACAACGCGCTGATCGCGTTCCAGGACACCGCCTACCTCGAGCTCATCGCCTTCTACGAGCCGCGCCCCGACCACCGGTGGTGGGCGCCGCTCCAGCAGGGCGGCGGGCTCGTGGACTTCTGCCTGCAGACCGACGACCTCGCGGGCGACGCCGCCGCGCTCCGGCGCGCGGGGATCGACATGGGCGAGCCGGAGCACCGGGACCGCAAGCGCCCCGACGGGTTCGAGGTGCGGTGGACCTTCGCCCTCGCGCGCGGGGCCCACCGGGGCGTCGCGCCGTTCGTCATCACGGATCGGACGCCGCGCGACGAGCGCGTGCCGCGCGAGCGTCGCCACCCGAACGGCGTGACGGGCATCGGCACGGTCGTCGCCGCCGTGGACGACATCGCCCGGGTGCGCGGCTGGTACAGCGCGGTACTCGGGCAGCCCGGCGAGGACATCCGGCGGCCGGATCTCGACGCCGCGGGCGTCCGCTTCGTGATCGGGCCGCACGCGTTCGAGTTCCTGGCGCCGGCCGGGCCGGGGGGGCCGCTCGCGGCCTGGCTCCGGACGCGCGGCGCCTCGCCCTACGCGGCCACGCTCACGACGAGCGGCGGGCCCGTGGGACCATTGGACGAAGCCAACACCTTCGGCGCGCGGCTCTCGCTCCGCGTCTGAGGGACCCGGAAAGGAGCGGCGAATGAAGCGCATCGCGTGTCTCGCTGTCATGTTCGCGCTGCTGATCCCGCCGGCAACGACCGTGGCCCAGCAGCCCGTGACGCTCGCCTTCTCGACGCTCGACACCGGCAGCGCCTGGTACGTGTACGGCGCGACGATGGCCGAGATGCTCAGGAAGACGCTGCCCGCCGGCTCGAACATCGACGTGAAGCCGCGGGCCGGCGGCGTCGGCAACCCGCGCCTGGTGGCCAAGAACGAGACGCCGCTCGGCTTGAGCTTCACCGTGACCAACCGGTGGGCCTACGAGGGCAAGGAGGCCTACGACACGAAGCTCGACACCCTGCGCGCCCTCGTCGGCGGGCTGGACACCTACTACCTCGTGGCGGTCGTCCCGAAGAAGGTCGGCATCGCCACCGTGAAGGACATCAAGGACAAGAAGCTCGCGGTCAAGGGCACGACGCAGCCGGTGGGCTCGCTCGGCGAGTTCGCCGCGCGGCAGCTCATGCGCTCCGCGGGCATGAGCTACGCGGACGTCAAGGCCTGGGGCGGCTCGATGCAGCACGCCGGCTACAACGTCATCGTGGACGCCGTCAAGGACGGGCGCGCCGATATGCTCATCGCGGTCGTCACGCCCAAGCACCCGTCGGTGACCGAGATCGCGAACGCGGTGGACGTGAAGTTCCTCGGCCTGGACGCCGAGACGATGAAAGCACTGGCGCCGCTCGGCTACGTGCCGGCCACGATGCCGGCGAACACGTTCAAGGGGCAGACGGAGCCCGTGCAGACCGTCGGCTTCCCGACGGTCCTCATCACCAACACGACCCTGCCGGAGCCCGTCGCGTACACGATCACCAAGACGATCCTCGAGAACAAGGACGCCCTCGTGCGGGGCCACGCCGGCCTCGCCGAGTTCGACCCGAAGACGGCGTGGCAGCCGGAGAAGGTGGGCCTCCCCCTCCACGCGGGCGCGGAGCGCGCGTACCGCGAGAAGGGCTGGATGAAGTAGTTGGGGTCGCCCCGCGTCTGGCTGGCCGCGGCCTGGTCGCTGTTCCAGCTCTACACGGCCTACGCGGGGCTCTTCGACCTCCTCATCCAGCTCCCGGTCCACGTCGCCTTCGCGGTCGCGCTCGGCTTCCTGCCCGACCCGATCCCCCAGTCGGCGACCCAGGCCGCCGCGCTGGGCGGGCGCCGGCCGCGCCGCCGGCTCGACGGGCTCTGCGCCCTGTTGACGGCCGCCTGCGTGGCGTACTACCTCTGGCACCACCAGCGGCTCGTCACGCGCATGGCGATGGTCGACGACCTGCCGCCGAGCGACGTCGCCGTCGGCGTCCTGTTCGTGCTCCTGCTGCTCGAGGCCACGCGGCGCCACATCGGCCTGGCGCTCCCGGCGCTGGCCCTCGCGTTCGTCGCCTACGCCTTCGTGGGGCCGTGGCTGCCCGGCTTCCTCTCTCACGGCGGCGAGACAGCCCTCGCCCTCGTGGACGCGCAGATGTTCACGACGGGCGGCGTCTTCGGCATCCCCACGCTCGTCTCGGCGACGTTCATCTACCTCTTCGTCCTCTTCGGCGGCGTGATGTCGCACGGCGGGCTCCTCCGCTTCTTCACCGACGCAGCGCTCGCCGTCGCCGGGCATACGCGGGGTGGCGCGGGCAAGGTCGCGGTGATCTCGAGCGGGCTCTTCGGCACCGTCAACGGCAGCGCCATCGCCAACGCCGTCACGACGGGCGCGTTCACGATCCCGCTGATGATCCGCGCGGGCTACCGGCCGAGCTTCGCCGCGGGCGTCGAGGCGACGGCCTCGATGGGCGGCCAGCTCATCCCGCCTGTCATGGGCGCCGCGGCGTTCATCATGGCCGAGACCCTCGGCGTGTCGTACGGCACGGTCGCCCTGGCGGCCGCGATCCCCGGCGTCCTCTACTTCGTCTCGGTCGGCGTGATGGTGCACTTCGAGGCCGCGCGCCAGGGGCTGCCGGTGCTGCCGCGCGCCGAGCTGCCGCGCCTCGGCGCCGTCCTCACGCGCGACCTCCACCTGCTCGCCGGCCCCGCGCTCCTCGTCTGGTTCCTCGTCGAGGGGCGCTCGCCGCTGTTCGCGGGGTTCTGGGCGCTGGTCACCGCGCTCGCCGCGAGCCAGGTCCGGCGCGACACCCGGATCGGCCTGCGGCGGGCGGCCGCCGTCCTGGTCCAGGGCGCGCAGAGCGCCTTGCCGGTCGCCCTCGCCTGCGCCACCGTCGGCGTCGTCGTCGGCGTCGTGTCGGCGACGGGCCTCGGGCTCAAGCTCGCGAGCGGGATCGTCGGGCTGGCGCAGGGGAGCATGCTCCTCACGCTGCTTCTCACGATGGTGGCCGCCCTCGTGCTCGGCACGGGGCTGCCGACCTCGGCGACCTACATCATCACGTCCATCATGGCGGCGCCGGCGCTCGTCCAGCTCGGGGTCCCGAAGCTCGTCGCACACATGTTCGTGTTCTACTTCGGCATCCTCGCCGACCTGACGCCGCCCACGGCGATCTCGACCTACGCGACGTCGTCCATCGCCGGGTCGGACGTCTGGAAGACGCAGTGGACGGCCATGGCGCTGGCGCTCTCCGGGTTCATCATCCCGTTCAGCTTCGCGTACGACCCGGCGCTGATGATGCTGGGCGCGAGCGTGCCCCACATGGTCCTGCGCACGGCGGCGGCGGCGCTCGGGATCGTGATGCTCGGCGCCGGCCTCATCGGCTACCTCCGGGGGCCGACCCGGCTCTGGGAACGCTCGCTGCTCCTCGCGGGCGCCGTGCTGCTGATCTTCCCGGGAGCGCTCGGTGACGTGGTCGGCGCGGCCTGTCTCCTGGTGGTGTCCGCGTCCCAGCGGACACGGCGGGTCCGCGTGCCCGTGCGCGGGTGACCGGGACGCCGTCCCCCGAACCCCATGTCAGGAAGGCTGGATCCTGCACGCGCTGAGCCGGTGGTCGCTCCGGTGACTTCCGATCGGGCCCCGCTGCCTCGCCTGGCGTGGATCGTCTGGGGGATCCCGGCCTTCCTCTTCCTGCTCGCCTTCGTCCACCGCGTGGCCCCGGGCGTCATGGCGAAGGACCTGATGCAGGCCTTCGACGCCTCGGGCGCCATCGTGGGCCTCCTCTCGGCCACCTACTTCTACGCGTATGCGGGCTTCATGGTGCCCGCGGGCCTGCTCCTCGACGCCTACGGTGTCCGGCTCGTCATGACGGCAGGCGGCGCCGTCATGGGGCTGGGGGCCATCGCCATGGCCGCGGCGCCCGGCACGGGCGCGCTCTTCACCGGGCGCTTCCTCGTGGGGCTCGGCGCCACGGTGACCTTCATCGGCGCGCTCAAGATCGCGGCGACCTGGTTCCCGCCCTCGTACTTCGGCACGCTGTCGGCGGTGACGGCCGCGGTGGGCGTCCTCGGCGCCCTCGCGGGCACGCTCCCGCTGGCAGCGCTCATCGGGCTGGCCGGCTGGCGGGGCTCGTTCTGGATCATCGGGCTCCTGACGATTGCCGGCGTCGCATGCTGCCTGCTCATCGTGAGAGACCACCCACCCGGGCACGCCGGGGCCGATGCGCCCGTCCCCGGGCTCCGCGCCGTGATGGGCGGGATGGGCCAGGTCCTCGGCAACCCGCATACCTGGCCGCCCTTCCTCGCCTTCTTCTTCCTCTACTCGGCCACCGGCAACCTGATGCTCTGGGCCGTGCCCTACCTGAAGGACGTGTACGGGATGTCGACCACGCAGGCGGCGCTCCACTTCTCGGCCACCGCGGTGGCCCTGCTCGTCTCGGGCCCGCTGACGGGCTACCTGTCCGATCAGGTGCTGAAGCGGCGGAAGCTCCCCTACACCGTGCTCACCGCCTCCTACCTGGCGCTCTGGCTGCTCATGGTGGTGACGCTGGGCGCGCTCCCACTCTGGGCCGTCCCCGTCCTCTTCTTTGCGCTCGGCATGACCAACGGCGCCTTCGTGCTCACCTGGCCCCTCGGGCGCGAGGTCAATCCGCCGGCGCTGGCCGGCATCGCCGTCGCCGTGACCAACCTGGGCGGCTTCCTCGGCGCGGCGCTCACCCAGGGCCCGGTGGGCGCGGTGCTCGATGCGGGCTGGGCCGGTGCCATGGCCGGCGGGGCCCGCGTCTACCCGCTGTCGGCCTATCGCGGCGCCTTCGGCGTCTGCGCCGGCTTCGTCCTGCTCTCCATGCTCATGACGCTCTTCCTCAAGGAAACGCGAGGCCTCAACATCTATCACCAGCTCAGGGGGCGCTCCGCGCCGGCCGCCGGGTCGGCGCCGGGACCGTGACCCCGGGCGATCGGGAGACGCCGCTCGTGACGTACAACACCTCCTCCAGCCCGTCCATCGACCCCGCGCGCATGCAGCAGCGGCACCGCGGCACGCTCACCGATCTGCTCGGCGTTCGTTTCGTCGAGGGCAGCCGCGAGCGCATCGTGGCCGAGGTAACCGTCAGGAAGGACCTGCTGACCTCCGGGGGGCGCCTCCACGGCGGCACGCTGATGGCGCTGGCCGACATCGTGGGCGCGACCGGCGCCGCCGAGAACCTCCCGCCGGGGACGTGGACGACGACGCTCGAGTCGAAGACCAACTTCTTCGCGGCGGTGGGCAGCGGCACGATCCGCGCCGAGGCAACGCCACTGCATCGCGGCAGCCAGACCATGGTCTGGCAGACGCGGATCACTGACGAGTCCGGCCGGCTTCTCTCGATGACCGTCCAGACCCAGATGGTGCTGCAGAGGCGTCAAGCCGAAGGTGACTCTCCTGCTCCTCGGTCAGGAGCGCCAGGCGGCGTGCCCTGACGATGGCGGTGCATCGCTGATGGCCGGCACCCGCCCGGCGGTCCTCGGCCACGGCGGCGGGCAGCGTCTCGTCGAGGAAGTGCCCGAGGCCGCGGAAGAGGCGGCGCCTCACCTCGCCGTAGCCCTTCACCACGCTGGCCATCTCCGCCACCTCGAGGGCCAGGCCGCAGTCCAGCGCCGCAGCCTCCCGCACCGCCCGTTCCCAGCGGTCCATGAGCGCGGCCTCGCGCTCGTAACGCAGCGACTGCGGCCGCAGGGCACGCAGTCGGCCGAGCAGCCACACCCGCAGGAAGCCCAGCACGGTGGTGGTCCTCACGTGCTGGGCGAGGCTCGGTCGGCCCCGGGGCCAGCGGCGCTCGGCCCAGCGCGCGACGGGACGAGCCAGGGCCGCGGGGAGAATCCCGTAGATCTCGTCGAGGTCCGGCTTGAGGTAGTCGGTGACGACCAGCGTCGATCCCTCCTTCGCCGCGTTCTCCCGGCCGATGCGCTCGAAGCGCCCTCGCCGGGTCTTGAGGTCCGCCACCCGGATGGCGTCCTCATAGGTCATCCACACGGCGAGCCGGCGGGCGAAGGCCCGAGTCAGCCGGCCCTCGGGGTCCACGGCATGGATGGCCCGCACTCGCTCCAGGAAGCGCTCCGCGTAGCGGGCGTCCTGGTAGTCGACGAGCCGCGCGAGGGCCTCTCCCAGTGTCTCGTGGAGATGCTCCGGGAACTCCCTCTCGGCGCGGGCAGCGAGCGCCAGGAAGTCGCGGCCCCTCCGGCCCAGCGCCGCCGCGCGCTCGCCCCTGAGAGCCGTCCACGGGCGCCGGGGGCGAGGCGGCCCGGCGGTCTCCACGCCCAGCTCCACGAGCTCCCGGCCGGCCTTGAAGCCCGCCAGATTCCGCTCCACGGCCACGCCACCCTCCCCGATGGCCGCCTCGAAGGCGCTCCCTGGAAGCGGCAGCACCCGGGTCGCGGACAGGGCGCCCAGGATCACGGCGTTGACCTCGCTCTGAGCCCGGCGGGCCGCCGCCCGCGCGTCGAAGGTGACGGCCTGGCGGGTGAGGGCCCGCGCGGCCTCCCGGATGCGGGCGGCGGGGAAGACGCCATCGCCGGGGACGCTCTTCTCTCCGATCGCGTAGAGGCGATGGGTGCTGGCGATGAGCAGCGTCCGTTCCGGTGAGGCGTAGTCCAGCTCGAGGGTGCGTCCAGCCTCGAGCCACTCCGAGGCGATGATCACGTCCACATCCCCCGGGGTCGGGTAGAGCGAGAAGACCAGGTCGGGCGCGCCGGCCTCGCGCGGCTGCGGTGCGATCTCGATGTAATAGGTCGTGGCCCCCGTGCGCTGGGCCACACCCGGGATGGAGGTCGACTGCACGGCATGGCCGGCCTGGTCCGCGGCCGCGACGATCCACTCGGTGAGGACGCCCCCGCCCTGCCCGCCGAGGGCGGCGATGAGGATGGACAGGGGACGGCGAGGATCGCGCGGCATCAGGCCGCTTGCAGCCACCCGATCACCCGGCGCCGCATCGCCCAGAGCGCCCGCTCCCACGGTCCCGGGTTGTGGACCACACGCACCTCGTAGAAGGACGGGCAGAGGGCCGCCGCGTGGGCCACCTCGCCACAGAGCCCACAGCCCACGCAGCTCTGCTCCACGTGGGCGACCGGATCGTCCCGGAGCGGATCGGCGCTCTCGCCGAGGGTCAGTGACGGGCAGCCGTTGAGCCTCGTGCAGGACTTGTCGCCGGTGCAGACGTCGGGATCCACGCCGAAGCGCGGCGTCTCCACGCGCGCGCCCGCCCTGAGCTGCGCCTCCGTCTGCGGCCTGGTACGGCGCTGGCGCTCGAGCTGGCACTCGGCCCTGGCGATGATCACCTTGAGCCCGCCGGCCGCCGTGGTCATGGCCTCCCTGAGCGTCGCCAGCGTCGCTCCCACCTTGTACGGGTTCACCACCCGGAGCCAGGAGACGCCGAGGCTCCGGATGGTGTCGGCGATGGACATCCTGACCTCGTCCCCCCGCGGGTTCTTCCCCGTCGAGGGATTGGCCTGCTGGCCCGTCGCCGAGGTATAGAAGTTCTCCAGGATGACCAGCACCGAGTCCTGCTTGTTGTAGACGGCATTGGCGACACCCGCGGTGAGGCCCGAGTGCCAGAAGCCGCCGTCACCCAGGATGGAGACGACGCGCTTGCCGAAGGCGGGGGCCACGGCGCTGGACGAGGCCAGGCCCATCCCGTAGCCGAGGATGGTATTGCCCATGTTGAAGGGGGGCAGCGTCGCGAAGGCGTGGCAGCCGATGTCTGCCGCGACGTGGGTGTCCCCCAGCTCACGCTGGGCGAGCTTGAGCGCGCTGAAGACGGGGCGCTCCGGACAGCCCGTGCAGAAGGCCGGCGGCCGCTTCGGCAAGGGCGCGCCCAGGATCTCCCGGCCGCGCCCCGCGTGGGCCGTCAGGGCCCCGCGCCGCCGCGCGGCCTCCTCGCCGAGGAAGCGCGCCAGCGCCGCCAGGACCACCTCGGGGACATACTCCCCCTGGACGGCCACGGTCTCCTTGCCGTGGAGGCGGACGCCGAGGCCACGCTCGTAGGCCAGCGCCTTCAGCTCCTGCTCGACGAAGGCGGGCATGCCCTCCTCGAGCACGAGCACGCGCTCCTTGCCTGCGAGGAAGGCGAGCACCTGCTCCGGGACCAGCGGGTGGACGACGTTGAGCACGAGGATCGGGATCTGGCTCCGTCCGGTCTCGTCGGCCTGGCCCAGGAGCGCCAGGGCGCGCAGCGCCGTGGGGGTGAGCCCGCCCTGGACGATGATGCCGAGCCGCCCCTCCCTGCCGGGAAGCAGCTCGTTGAGCCCGTGCTCGACGATGTAGCGCCGCGCGGCGGGCAAGCGCCGCTCGTGCTTCTGCGCCTCC
This window harbors:
- a CDS encoding VOC family protein, translated to MLTAIDHLIIAVPDLEAAVKSYQGLGFAVMPGGRHTGIGTYNALIAFQDTAYLELIAFYEPRPDHRWWAPLQQGGGLVDFCLQTDDLAGDAAALRRAGIDMGEPEHRDRKRPDGFEVRWTFALARGAHRGVAPFVITDRTPRDERVPRERRHPNGVTGIGTVVAAVDDIARVRGWYSAVLGQPGEDIRRPDLDAAGVRFVIGPHAFEFLAPAGPGGPLAAWLRTRGASPYAATLTTSGGPVGPLDEANTFGARLSLRV
- a CDS encoding TAXI family TRAP transporter solute-binding subunit, whose amino-acid sequence is MKRIACLAVMFALLIPPATTVAQQPVTLAFSTLDTGSAWYVYGATMAEMLRKTLPAGSNIDVKPRAGGVGNPRLVAKNETPLGLSFTVTNRWAYEGKEAYDTKLDTLRALVGGLDTYYLVAVVPKKVGIATVKDIKDKKLAVKGTTQPVGSLGEFAARQLMRSAGMSYADVKAWGGSMQHAGYNVIVDAVKDGRADMLIAVVTPKHPSVTEIANAVDVKFLGLDAETMKALAPLGYVPATMPANTFKGQTEPVQTVGFPTVLITNTTLPEPVAYTITKTILENKDALVRGHAGLAEFDPKTAWQPEKVGLPLHAGAERAYREKGWMK
- a CDS encoding TRAP transporter fused permease subunit, with the translated sequence MGSPRVWLAAAWSLFQLYTAYAGLFDLLIQLPVHVAFAVALGFLPDPIPQSATQAAALGGRRPRRRLDGLCALLTAACVAYYLWHHQRLVTRMAMVDDLPPSDVAVGVLFVLLLLEATRRHIGLALPALALAFVAYAFVGPWLPGFLSHGGETALALVDAQMFTTGGVFGIPTLVSATFIYLFVLFGGVMSHGGLLRFFTDAALAVAGHTRGGAGKVAVISSGLFGTVNGSAIANAVTTGAFTIPLMIRAGYRPSFAAGVEATASMGGQLIPPVMGAAAFIMAETLGVSYGTVALAAAIPGVLYFVSVGVMVHFEAARQGLPVLPRAELPRLGAVLTRDLHLLAGPALLVWFLVEGRSPLFAGFWALVTALAASQVRRDTRIGLRRAAAVLVQGAQSALPVALACATVGVVVGVVSATGLGLKLASGIVGLAQGSMLLTLLLTMVAALVLGTGLPTSATYIITSIMAAPALVQLGVPKLVAHMFVFYFGILADLTPPTAISTYATSSIAGSDVWKTQWTAMALALSGFIIPFSFAYDPALMMLGASVPHMVLRTAAAALGIVMLGAGLIGYLRGPTRLWERSLLLAGAVLLIFPGALGDVVGAACLLVVSASQRTRRVRVPVRG
- a CDS encoding MFS transporter, which translates into the protein MTSDRAPLPRLAWIVWGIPAFLFLLAFVHRVAPGVMAKDLMQAFDASGAIVGLLSATYFYAYAGFMVPAGLLLDAYGVRLVMTAGGAVMGLGAIAMAAAPGTGALFTGRFLVGLGATVTFIGALKIAATWFPPSYFGTLSAVTAAVGVLGALAGTLPLAALIGLAGWRGSFWIIGLLTIAGVACCLLIVRDHPPGHAGADAPVPGLRAVMGGMGQVLGNPHTWPPFLAFFFLYSATGNLMLWAVPYLKDVYGMSTTQAALHFSATAVALLVSGPLTGYLSDQVLKRRKLPYTVLTASYLALWLLMVVTLGALPLWAVPVLFFALGMTNGAFVLTWPLGREVNPPALAGIAVAVTNLGGFLGAALTQGPVGAVLDAGWAGAMAGGARVYPLSAYRGAFGVCAGFVLLSMLMTLFLKETRGLNIYHQLRGRSAPAAGSAPGP
- a CDS encoding PaaI family thioesterase, encoding MQQRHRGTLTDLLGVRFVEGSRERIVAEVTVRKDLLTSGGRLHGGTLMALADIVGATGAAENLPPGTWTTTLESKTNFFAAVGSGTIRAEATPLHRGSQTMVWQTRITDESGRLLSMTVQTQMVLQRRQAEGDSPAPRSGAPGGVP
- a CDS encoding indolepyruvate ferredoxin oxidoreductase subunit alpha encodes the protein MERSFAAEVKQLALGEGAILRGEGILAITKGLLQSGVSYVGGYPGAPVSHLLDVLAEANEVLLEPMGVYLDASASEAAAAALLGASINYPMRGAVTWKSIVGTNVAADALSNLASAGVLGGALVVVGDDYGAGASIIQERTHAFALKSSLCLLDPRPALQTLAHMVEESFGLSEAASLPVVLSVRIRTAHMRGRMVCKDNRRPAISMRDRLARPSFDYARISHPPSTYLQEAQKHERRLPAARRYIVEHGLNELLPGREGRLGIIVQGGLTPTALRALALLGQADETGRSQIPILVLNVVHPLVPEQVLAFLAGKERVLVLEEGMPAFVEQELKALAYERGLGVRLHGKETVAVQGEYVPEVVLAALARFLGEEAARRRGALTAHAGRGREILGAPLPKRPPAFCTGCPERPVFSALKLAQRELGDTHVAADIGCHAFATLPPFNMGNTILGYGMGLASSSAVAPAFGKRVVSILGDGGFWHSGLTAGVANAVYNKQDSVLVILENFYTSATGQQANPSTGKNPRGDEVRMSIADTIRSLGVSWLRVVNPYKVGATLATLREAMTTAAGGLKVIIARAECQLERQRRTRPQTEAQLRAGARVETPRFGVDPDVCTGDKSCTRLNGCPSLTLGESADPLRDDPVAHVEQSCVGCGLCGEVAHAAALCPSFYEVRVVHNPGPWERALWAMRRRVIGWLQAA